A genomic region of Zea mays cultivar B73 chromosome 6, Zm-B73-REFERENCE-NAM-5.0, whole genome shotgun sequence contains the following coding sequences:
- the LOC100283105 gene encoding acyl carrier protein (The RefSeq protein has 2 substitutions compared to this genomic sequence) yields the protein MAMAAARRALLAHLRVPVVHPAAAAATIPAAGRLLSSTTERKGSFLDKGEVADRVVSVVKNFQKVEPSKVTPSAHFQKDLGLDSLDTVEIVMAFEEEFSFEIPDNEAEKIDSIKTAVDFIASHPQAK from the exons ATGGCGATGGCGGCGGCGAGGAGAGCGCTCCTGGCCCACCTCCGCGTGCCGGTGGTCCACCCTGCAGCGGCGGCAGCGACCATCCCCGCGGCAGGgcggctcctgtcgtcgacgacgGAGACAAAGGGGTCGTTCCTCGACAAGGGCGAGGTCGCTGACCGTGTCGTCTCCGTCGTCAAGAACTTCCAGAAGGTTGAACCCTCAAAG GTGACACCTAGTGCTCATTTTCAGAAGGACCTTGGACTTGATAGCTTGGACACTGTGGAGATCGTGATGGCGTTTGAGGAAGAATTTTCCTTTGAGATTCCTGACAACGATGCAGAGAAGATTGACTCCATCAAGACAGCGGTTGATTTCATTGCTTCGCATCCTCAAGCAAAATAA
- the LOC100383081 gene encoding Conserved oligomeric Golgi complex subunit 5 — MAAPPPTTPRLLSPTSKDLLTAASFTSPPSPTSDDPASPLDAFASDPVLSAFLSPSFSPSVFSSAALSSGLAASRAEQLQDAIRLLRRHLRVEVLRRHPLLLSHLLSLRSASASLSSLPSHLNLLSSHLSLLSSHLSAPRSHLAHSSASLSSLLATADLLLHSHRLVRLSSRLLASSPAPDLARQAELYREIRLLYEEKNLSGINAVDEEMRKVDAAASKLRSEASAVIDGGVYESNQNDVWCGLQVYYNLGELKTAVEGLVGKHKAAGAKSVSVALDMKAISMTAGVGGGPGGVQRSGTPQIGGSKKAAEALWDRMRQCMDELHRAVTAAWQLQTVLTKKRVPFTQMLFLEEVWQEGEPLITERVWDAIVKAFASQMKTTFTASSFVKEIFTLGYPRLFSMVENLLERISRDTDVKGTLPALTPEGKDHMISAIEMFQTAFLALCHSRLSDYVNSIFPMSNRGTIPSKDQISRLVSRIQEEIEVVRTHGHLLVLVLREIGKTLLLLAQRAEYQISTGPEARQVTGTATAAQLKNFALCLHLQEVHMRISSVLSTLPNVASEVLSPSLGVVYGVACDSVTSLFQAMLDRLESCILKMHEQDFAGQGMDASMDNNASAYMEELQKCAVHFRSEFLSKLLPSSSSRSETICTIMVRRMASRVLIFFIRHASLVRPLSEAGKLRMARDMAELELAVGQNLFPVEQLGAPYRALRAFRPVLFLETSQLDKFPLLQDLPPSVILHHLYSRGPDELQSPLQRNKLTPLQYSLWLDSQGKDQIWKGVKATLDDYEMRVRSRGDKEFSPVYPLMLQIGSSLSQPNT, encoded by the exons ATGGCAGCGCCGCCCCCCACCACTCCCCGTCTCCTCTCGCCGACGTCCAAGGACCTTCTCACAGCCGCCTCCTTCACCTCGCCGCCCTCCCCCACCTCCGACGATCCCGCCTCCCCGCTCGACGCCTTCGCCTCCGATCCCGTCCTCTCCGCCTTCCTGTCGCCGTCCTTCTCCCCTTCTGTCTTCTCCTCCGCCGCGCTTTCCTCAGGACTCGCTGCCtcccgcgccgagcagctgcaggatgcCATCCGCCTCCTCCGCCGCCATCTCCGCGTCGAGGTGCTGCGCCGCCACCCCCTCCTCCTCTCCCACCTCCTTTCTCTCCGCTCCGCCTCCGCGTCTCTCTCCTCGCTCCCATCCCACCTCAACCTTCTCTCCTCtcacctctctctcctctcctcccaCCTCTCGGCCCCGCGCTCCCATCTCGCTCACTCCTCGGCTTCCCTTTCCAGCCTCTTGGCCACAGCCGACCTCCTCCTCCACTCCCACCGCTTAGTGCGCCTCTCCTCCCGACTCCTCGCCTCCTCCCCTGCGCCCGATCTTGCGCGCCAGGCTGAGCTCTACCGCGAGATCCGCCTCCTCTATGAGGAGAAGAACCTCTCCGGGATTAATGCCGTTGACGAGGAGATGCGCAAGGTGGATGCCGCTGCGTCAAAGCTGCGCTCAGAGGCCAGCGCTGTGATCGATGGCGGTGTCTACGAGTCCAACCAGAACGACGTGTGGTGCGGGCTGCAGGTGTACTACAATCTCGGGGAACTGAAGACAGCAGTGGAGGGGCTTGTGGGAAAGCACAAGGCAGCGGGTGCAAAGAGTGTGTCTGTCGCACTGGACATGAAGGCGATATCAATGACTGCTGGCGTTGGAGGTGGTCCTGGAGGGGTGCAGAGGAGTGGTACGCCGCAGATTGGTGGGAGTAAGAAGGCTGCAGAGGCACTATGGGATAGGATGAGGCAGTGCATGGATGAGCTCCACCGAGCAGTGACTGCTGCTTGGCAGTTGCAGACTGTGCTCACTAAGAAGCGTGTGCCATTCACACAAATGCTTTTTCTTGAGGAGGTTTGGCAG GAGGGTGAGCCTCTTATAACAGAGAGAGTTTGGGATGCAATTGTCAAGGCCTTTGCAAGTCAGATGAAGACTACCTTTACGGCTTCAAGCTTTGTGAAAGAAATATTTACTCTTGGGTATCCAAGACTGTTTTCGATGGTTGAAAACCTCCTTGAGAGGATTTCAAGAGATACTGATGTAAAGGGCACCCTTCCAGCTCTCACTCCTGAAGGAAAAGATCATATGATTTCAGCCATTGAGATGTTCCAGACAGCCTTTTTGGCTCTGTGTCATAGTCGGCTATCTGATTATGTCAACAGCATATTTCCAATGTCAAACCGTGGAACTATACCTTCAAAGGATCAGATCTCAAGATTGGTTTCTCGCATacaagaagaaatcgaagtagtGAGAACTCATGGGCATTTGCTTGTTCTTGTTCTACGTGAAATTGGAAAGACCTTGCTTCTTTTAGCACAGAGAGCAGAATATCAG ATCTCTACTGGCCCCGAAGCTCGACAAGTTACCGGCACAGCGACTGCAGCCCAACTAAAAAATTTTGCTCTGTGTCTTCACCTTCAGGAGGTTCACATGCGCATTTCTAGCGTCTTGTCAACACTCCCAAATGTTGCTTCTGAAGTCCTTTCACCCTCCCTTGGTGTTGTTTATGGTGTTGCTTGTGATTCAGTGACTTCCCTGTTCCAAGCGATGCTTGATCGTCTCGAGTCATGCATCCTGAAAATGCATGAGCAGGACTTTGCAGGTCAGGGAATGGATGCATCAATGGATAACAATGCATCAGCTTACATGGAAGAGCTTCAGAAATGTGCTGTCCACTTCCGCAGCGAGTTCTTATCGAAGCTGTTGCCTTCATCATCCTCTCGATCAGAAACCATATGTACCATCATGGTTAGAAGGATGGCCTCAAGGGTACTCATATTTTTTATAAGGCATGCTTCTCTTGTCAGGCCACTCTCAGAAGCAGGGAAGTTGAGAATGGCACGGGACATGGCTGAGCTGGAGCTTGCTGTTGGTCAGAATCTGTTTCCAGTggagcagctgggggcaccatacCGGGCACTACGGGCATTCCGTCCTGTCTTGTTCCTGGAAACATCTCAGCTTGACAAGTTTCCGCTCCTTCAGGACTTGCCGCCTAGTGTGATCCTCCACCATCTGTATTCTCGAGGGCCTGATGAACTGCAGTCGCCATTACAGCGCAACAAGCTCACACCTTTGCAGTACTCTCTGTGGCTTGATTCACAAGGCAAGGACCAGATCTGGAAGGGGGTCAAAGCAACCCTAGATGACTACGAGATGAGGGTCAGATCTCGAGGAGACAAGGAATTCAGTCCGGTGTATCCTCTCATGCTTCAGATTGGATCTTCATTGTCTCAGCCCAACACCTAA